From Carya illinoinensis cultivar Pawnee chromosome 5, C.illinoinensisPawnee_v1, whole genome shotgun sequence, one genomic window encodes:
- the LOC122310167 gene encoding protein FAR1-RELATED SEQUENCE 5-like — MAERAYFGVAESHGSRNLGSLFGGYSFSDWLDEFEAESVYIQDDLNVENEVNVEDEVNVDDGVNVNDGANVDGGVSLSNGSLEPYIGMEFEDVEDAQTFYKAYAKRKGFAIRTNHTRLSKDDKTLCAVDYVCTRAGFRQVSRKEKDRILIESAETKIRCKAIMRIKEKKWIVNKFVVGHNHILLTPRSTSLLRGHRGVTKVKKKTDYDIE, encoded by the exons ATGGCTGAGAGAGCTTATTTTGGTGTTgctgag TCACACGGAAGTAGAAATCTGGGTAGTCTTTTTGGTGGATACAGTTTTTCTGATTGGCT TGATGAATTTGAGGCTGAAAGTGTATACATTCAAGATGATTTGAATGTTGAAAATGAGGTGAATGTTGAAGATGAAGTGAATGTCGACGATGGAGTGAATGTCAACGATGGAGCAAATGTGGATGGAGGAGTTTCTTTGAGTAATGGTAGTTTGGAGCCATACATTGGTATGGAATTTGAGGATGTGGAAGACGCCCAAACATTTTACAAAGCATATGCAAAACGAAAAGGTTTTGCAATCCGGACGAATCATACTCGGTTGTCGAAGGATGATAAAACTCTTTGTGCAGTAGACTATGTTTGCACAAGGGCAGGATTCCGACAAGTTAgtcgaaaagaaaaagatcgaATACTCATTGAATCTGCCGAGACAAAGATTAGATGTAAAGCAATAATgagaataaaagagaaaaagtggaTAGTCAACAAGTTTGTGGTTGGACATAATCATATTTTACTCACACCGAGAAGTACCAGCTTGCTTCGTGGACACAGGGGAGTtactaaagttaaaaaaaaaactgattatgACATTGAATGA
- the LOC122309760 gene encoding uncharacterized protein LOC122309760, whose amino-acid sequence MSSESFTVKFTGKNYSAWEFQFRLFVMGKELWDHIDGSNPAPTELPKLAQWQIKDARVMTWILASVDPLIVLNLRPYKTAKSMWEYLKKVYNQDHMARRSQLEYEIASYTQGNLSIQDYFSGFNNLWGEFTDIIYATVPEESLSVVQEIHEQSKRDQFLMKLRPEFEVTRSNLMNRAPVPSLDICFGELLREEQRLATQATYQHDTMIPTAVAYAAHGKGKGRDMRTVQCFSCKEYGHIANNCARKSCNYYKKPGHIIKDCPTRPQNRQAHAYQATVGSASSTPINDSSTLTTEKVQQMILSAFSALGLQGSGVGQDTREGA is encoded by the exons ATGTCTTCCGAGTCTTTTACCGTAAAATTTACGGGTAAAAATTATTCTGCATGGGAATTTCAATTCCGTTTATTTGTTATGGGAAAGGAGTTATGGGATCATATTGATGGGAGTAATCCGGCTCCTACTGAGCTTCCTAAATTAGCTCAGTGGCAGATCAAAGATGCTAGGGTGATGACATGGATTTTAGCATCGGTTGATCCTCTCATTGTTCTCAATTTGAGGCCTTATAAAACTGCTAAATCTATGTGGgaatatttgaaaaaggtgtataATCAGGACCATATGGCTCGACGGTCTCAGTTAGAGTATGAAATTGCCAGTTACACTCAGGGCAATCTCTCCATTCAGGATTATTTTTCTGGATTTAATAATCTTTGGGGAGAATTTACTGACATAATTTATGCCACGGTACCAGAAGAGTCTCTCTCTGTTGTGCAGGAAATTCATGAGCAAAGCAAGCgcgatcaatttttaatgaagttacgTCCTGAATTTGAGGTCACTCGCTCTAATTTGATGAATCGTGCTCCTGTGCCGTCTTTGGATATTTGTTTTGGGGAATTACTTCGTGAGGAGCAGCGACTTGCCACCCAGGCTACTTATCAGCACGACACAATGATACCCACTGCTGTTGCTTATGCTGCTCACGGAAAAGGCAAGGGACGAGACATGCGGACTGTTCAATGTTTCAGTTGCAAAGAATACGGACATATTGCTAATAATTGTGCACGAAAATCTTGCAACTACTATAAGAAGCCTGGACATATTATCAAAGATTGTCCTACACGTCCCCAAAATCGCCAGGCTCATGCTTATCAGGCTACGGTGGGTTCCGCTTCTTCTACTCCTATTAATGACTCATCTACCCTTACTACTGAGAAGGTTCAGCAAATGATTCTTTCAGCTTTTTCAGCCTTAGGGCTGCAAG GATCAGGTGTCGGGCAAGATACTCGCGAGGGGGCCTAA